The following nucleotide sequence is from Bacteroidia bacterium.
GCTGTAAAATGTTGGTTGAACTGGCAAAACCTATTCCTGTTACTTTTCACAGAGCATTCGACAGAACATCAAATCCGGAGAAAGCTCTCGAAGATATTATATCATGTGGTTTTGAAAGAATATTGACATCAGGTTTAAAACAAAGTGCAGCAGATGGAGCCAATATGATTGCAAAATTGATAGAACAGGCTAAAGGTAGGATTATTATTATGCCCGGCGGCGGAGTAAGAAAAGAGAATGTAATTGAAATTAAACAAAAAACAGGTGCTGTAGAATTTCATACTTCTGCCAGAACAATAATAAAATCATCGATGAATAACCCCGATTCAAACTTTACTGAATCTGATATTCTTGGCACTGATTTGTCAATGGTTAAAGAATTTGTATCTACTTTGAATGAAATAACACTGTGAAGAAAGTTTTATTTTTTATATTATTTCTCATAACTTTTTCTGCTTTTTCACAGAAAGATACGGTTATTCATATCTCTAATGGCTGGACTTTTTCGTATGGAAAAGACTCTAAACAATATGATGCAACTGTACCTGGTTCTATATATACTGATTTAATAAAAAATACTTTAATTGAAAATCCTTTTTATTCTAACAATGAACTGAAAGTACAATGGGTTGGAGATTCAGCATGGTATTATAAAAATTCATTGAATATTTCACCTGATATAATGTTAAATCAGCATATCGAAATATGTTTTGAAGGGTTAGATACATATGCAAAAGTATGGGTTAATGATACTTTGATTCTTAATACTAACAATATGTTTAGGGTATGGAGAAAAGATATTAAGCAATTATTAAAAGCAGGGAAAAATGAAATAAAAATCGAATTTAAGCCAGTTTCAGAATATGCGAAAGCAGAAGCAGCAAAACTAAATTATAAACTTTCCGATGAAGAAAGGGTTTTTGTTAGAAAAGCACAATATCAGTTCGGTTGGGACTTTGCTCCAAAATTAAAAGGTTGTGCTATTTGGAGACCAGTAAAATTAATTGCATGGAATGATTATAAAGTTGAAAGTGTTCAGATTGTTCAAAAACAAATAACACAAAAACAGGCTGTGCTGGCAGCTATTTTGGAAATAGAATCAAAAAGTAATTCTGAAATAACAGTTAGAATCTCTGATAATAAAACAGGTAAAGTATTTAATTCTAAAAAGGTATTGTTAAAAAAGGGAAATCAAAAAATAAAAACTGATTTTACTATTGATAATCCTAAACTATGGTGGTGTAATGGTATGGGTGAACCTTTTTTATATTCCATTTCAGTAAGAACAAAAGATAATAAAGGTCAGTCCAAAAAAACAAATGTTAGTGTAGGAATCAGGACTATTGAGCTTGTACAACAAAAGGATGAATTAGGAAAGAGTTTCTATTTTAAGTTAAATGGAATTAAGGTTTTTGCAAAAGGTTCCAATTATATTCCGGCAAATTATTTTTCTTCGGTAAATGATACTGTTTTTTACTCCAGAATTATTAATGATGCTGTGAAATCTAATATGAATATGTTAAGAGTTTGGGGAGGGGGAATTTATGAAGCCGATGATTTTTATAATTTATGTGATAAAAATGGTATTATGGTATGGCAGGACTTTATGTTTGCATGTGCAATGTATCCTGGCGATAAAATATTTGTAGACAATTTTAAACAAGAGGCTATTGATAATGTTAAACGTTTAAGAAATCATCCTTCAATTGCAATTTGGTGTGGAAATAATGAGATTTCTGAAGGCTGGCATAACTGGGGTTGGCAAAAACAATATAGGTATACAAAAGAAGATTCATTAAAAATATGGAACGATTACCAATATTTATTTGATAAAGTATTGCAAGATGTTATAACAGTATATGATAGTGCAAGGAATTACTGGCAATCTTCGCCGGAAATTGGTTGGGGTAAAAAAGAAAGTCTTTTGCAGGGTGATTGTCACTATTGGGGAATTTGGTGGGGTAATGAGCCGTTTAAAAATTATAATACTAAAGTTGGTCGTTTTATGTCAGAGTATGGTTTCCAGGGAATGCCATGCATGAATTCCATAAAGCAGTTTTGTGATACTTCAGAATTAAATGTTAGTTCAACTACAATGAAATCTCACCAAAAACATCCTGTTGGTTACCAAACAATACAGGAATATATTAAAACTGAATATCCAAAACCTACAAACTTTGAAGATTTTATTTATAAAAGCCAGCTAACTCAAGCAGATGGTATTAGAACAGCAATCGAAGCACATCGTCGCGAAATGCCATATTGTATGGGTACATTAAACTGGCAGATGAATGATTGCTGGCCCGCTGTTTCGTGGTCAGGTATTGATTATTATGGAAAATGGAAAGCTATGCAGTACGTTGTTAAAAATGCATATGAAAATCAAATACTATCTATTATTCAGAAAACTGATTCAGTATTTATTTATGCAATATCTGATGAATTAACAAGCACTAAAAACAATGTTTTAATAAAGCTTATGACTTTTGATGGTACATTGTTATTTAATAAAGAATTATTAGTTGATATACCGGCACAATCATCAATTGTTATTTTTAAAATTAAACAATCTGAATTAATTAATGATTCATTAAAAAATTCAGTTGTGCTTTCAGCATGGTATAAAAATAATTTTAAACAAAGAAGGGCTATATATTATTTTGATAAATTCAATAAATTGAATTTGAATGCTCCTGTTTTTATTGAGACAAATTTTAAAGTTTATAATAATGAATTTGATGTAATTGTAAGAGCAAACTACTTAACTAAGGGTTTTTGCCTGAATTTTGATGGTAACGAAGATGTTTTCAGTGATAATTACTTTGATTTACTTCCGAATGAAATGTATGTTATACATTGTAAAGTAAATTCAACAAATGATGAGATTCACAGGAAACTTAAATATAAGTATTTAACAAAATAAAAAATATTAAAAATATGATTAAGGAATTAGCACTAGGAATTGATATTGGAGGCACTAACATAGTGTGTGGTGTAGTCGATAAAAAAGGAAATTTGATTAATGAAGGTTCTTGCAGTATGGCCGATTTTAATACTCCTGAAGAAATGCTCGAAAGCATTGTTAAGAAGTATAAGGAAATGGAATCAACATTAAAGAAAAATCAGAAGATTGTTGGAATAGGTATTGGTGCTCCAAATGGTAATTATTTTAATGGTTGTATCGAGAATGCGCCAAACTTAAAATGGAAAGGCAAAATAGAATTAGTTAAACTTTTTAAGAAATATTTTAAACTTCCGGTTTACCTTAATAATGATGCAAATGCTGCTGCGTATGGCGAAATGATATATGGTGGTGCTAGGAAAATGAAAGATTTTATTGTAATAACAATAGGTACCGGTTTAGGTAGTGGTATTGTAGCTAATGGTCAGTTAATATACGGACATGATGGATTCGCAGGCGAATTGGGGCATGTGAAGTATTTGCCTGAAGGTAGAAAATGTGGTTGTGGTAGAAAAGGTTGTCTGGAAACATATGTGTCTTCTTCTGGTTTAATAAATACTGCAAAGGAACTTTTAATAATAAATAAAGGCAAAAGTTTATTAAGAAATCTGAAATCAAAGGAAATTACTTCAATAAAAATTCAGGAAGCTGCTTTAAAAGGAGATAAATTAGCCAAAACAGCTTACGAAATTACAGGAATAATTTTAGGAGAGAAATTAGCTGATGCAGTTGCAGTAACTAGTCCTGAGGCAATATTCCTTTTTGGCGGAATTAGTCGTTCAGGTGATTTGTTAATTAAACCTGCTAAAAAAGCAATGGAAGAAAATCTTTTGGCAGTATATAAAAATAAAGTAAAATTATTACAATCAGAATTATTAGAAAAAAATGCTGCTGTTCTTGGTGCAGCCGCAATGGTATGGTATGAGAAGTAATTTAATTATGATAAAATACTATTTAATTATAGTATTATCTGCATTATGTTACATTGTTAATGCCCAGCAAAATTATTCTTTTAAAAATGGTGATATTTTCTTTCAGGATATTAGTTGCGGACCTTTTTGCGATGCCGTTAATAAAGTGACCTATAGCTGCAAAGATGCTGATTTTGCTCATGTAGGAGTATTAATAAGTGATAACAATAAATGGTTTGTTGCCGAAGCTGTTTCAAAAGGTGTTATACTTACACAGGTTGATACATTTTTAAATCGTGCCCTCGATAAAAATAAAAAACCTAAAGTTATGGTAGGAAGGCTTAAAAATAATAATTCAGTTGTTATGCCTACTATTGCTTCAATAAAGCCATTTATTAATAAGCAGTATGATGATATTTTTGATATTTCAAACGATAAATATTATTGTTCCGAGTTGATATATGAACTGTTTAAAGATATAAAAGGAAATAGAATTTTTAGTCTGGCACCAATGACATTTAAAGACCCTGATACAAAGCAGCTTTTTCCAATATGGAAAACTTATTTTGATTCATTAAAGGTTGAAGTTCCTGAAGGTAAACCTGGTTTAAATCCCGGTTCAATTTCCAGATCTGAATTGCTTGAAATATATACTCCTTACAGTAAATTTAAAGAATAAGTCACAGACTTGCGCCACACATTGAATTTTTAAATGATATTATTTTTTATCATATTTAAAAAAAATTAATTTAAATTATACTTAGCTTTGATATTATAAATGTTTATTAAAGATGAAAAGATTTCTTATACTTATTTCGGTTTTGTTTTTTCTTAATTCATGTTCTGAACTTGCAGTAATTCAAGTCTTTCATGGTAAAGAAAGTAAATGGATTGAAATAAAAAAAGAAGACGTACCAACAATTGTTATTGAATCTTTTGTTTTAAAATATCCAGGTTCGGTAGTAGAGAAATGGTATAAGATTACCAAAAATCAATATATCGCCAGTTTTAAGAAAGATTCTAAACCTATGTTTGCTGTAATTTCATCATCTGGTGTAATGAATAATGAATACCTGAATGATCCTGAAGATTTATATGGTTACGATGATTATGATGACTTTATGGATTCAGATTATTATGATTAACTTTTATTTAATGGATTTATCTGAAATTCCTTTTCAATCATTGTTATTATCTGAGGCATAAATTCAAAGAATTCTTCTTTGTAAGCGTTGTAATCCCTTAAAAGTATAGTTTTTGCAAATTGTGATTCTGCTGGTAAGCTCGTTCTCCGTGCCAGTCTGCTTAAAACAGATTCTACTCCATCAATTTCTTTATAAGAACCAAACCAATCTTTTACAATTAAAAATGGCATCATATATCTATATCGGGGAGTAAGTATTGAAGTATGTTTAACAAGGTTTAGATAAAAATCTCTGCAAAATGCTCTGAAATTATGATTAGAAAACTCATGCCAGTGTAATGCTAAAAAATGATCAAAGAAAATGTCAAGCACAATACCGGAATAATGACCGTATTTTTCTGATAACCTAGTTTTTCCAATTGAATAAATTTGATGTTTATCTGCAAAACTATCAATTGCTCTATGAATTATAACACCTTGCGCAATTTTATCAGGATATTTTTTAAATGTTGATCCTTTTAAATCGTCGGCAATAAAATTTCCGATTTTAATTTCATTATCATTACCACTTAAATATATATGAGCAAGGAAATTCATTTTGTTTGTGATATATTATTTTGTGATATTTTGTGCTTTTGTGGCATTTCTTACAATCCATATTTATCTATCAAATAAACCAACAATGCAATCCCGGCACTACCCAATTGTAACTCACGTTTATTAACTTTATCAAAAGTATCGTTGGCACAATGATGATAGTCAAAATATCTTTGGGAATCTGGCATTATTGCAAAAAGGGGAGTGCCAAATTTCTTTAATGGTCCTATGTCAACACCGGAGCCACCTCTTATAAATTGATAAAAACCATAATTGTAAAATAATTTTTGCCATTGCAATACTTTGTTAAAAATGGTATCATTAACATCCATCGAAAATCCTGTTGGACTAGCTCCGCCGCGATCTGATTCAATTGCTGCAATATGTTTTTCTTTGTTTTTCTCAGTTAGTTCGGCATATTTTTTTGCACCCCGTTGATCCATTTCTTCATCCATAAACATTACAATTCGAATTGTATGACGTGGTTTAATTCCTAATTCTTTAAAAAGTCTTAGAACTTCCATTGAATGAATAATTCCTGCTCCATCATCATGTGCACCTGCACTATTATCCCAGCAATCAATATGTCCGCCTATCGCGATAAACTCTTCTGGAAACTCACTGCCCTTTATTTCACCAACAACATTGCATGATTTTTCTTCTGGTAACAATATGCAATTTGACTCTAGATAAACGCTTAATTTGTTGTCTTTTTTTAGTTGGTTACTTAACATATCAGCATGAAATGTACTAATGCAAAAAGCAGGAATTTTTGCGTAATTTGTATCGTAGCGCATAACACCGGTGTGTGGAAAAGTATCATTGGATAATGTTAGCGATCTAATAATTACTGCTACTGCACCATATTTTGCTGCCTCAGATGCTCCTTTAGTTCTTTGGTTTGCAGCTCCGCCATATGCCTGGAAAGTATAAAAAAACTTCGGATCCATTGCTCTGTTAAAAAAAACAATTTTACCTTTTACTTTTTCTTTTCCAAGTTTCTGTAATTCTTCAAAATTTTGTACTTCTACTGTTTCTGCTGTAATTCCGTTTAAACCGGTTGACACAGAATTTCCTAATGCGCAAACATTTATTTTATTTTTTCCAAATTGTTTAGAATCGATAAATCCTTTTTCCTGAGTTCCTCTATCCCAGTGAACAACCATTAAATCCTGTCTGAAAATATTCTCAGCACCAATTTCTTTTAATGTTTTCTCTGACCATATTACAGCATCAGATACAGCTTTTGTCCCGCATAGTCTCTTTGGGTAATTTGTTACAAGATATTCTAAATTATTTATAGCCCAGTCATCTGTTAATGCTTTACCGAATATTGATGCGGCAATAGCAGAGTCGGTTTGCTGTATCTGACAATTTGCAAATAATGAAAAGCAAATAAGAAAAAAAGATAAAATAAGTTTATTCATTGTAATTTTATTTTCTTCCAAAATCAGCAGGAATCTCTCCCCAAACCTGAGTAAGCCATTTAAGTATCTGATTAGAGTAAGTATTTTCTTTAAGCCACTTTTCAGCTCTTTCAATTAAATCAAAAAGCTTTTCATTTTTTTCTGTACGCTCTAATTTCGAATTAGCTTTCTTCTTTTTCACCCACGAAATAGCAGTAATACTGTCGGTATAAATCGGAAGTTTTATGTTTTCTTTTTTACATAATGCAAGTGCATGAACAATAGCAAGAAATTCACCGGTATTATTTGTGCCGTCTTCAAATGGGCCCATATGAAAAATGAGTTTTTTTGAACCTGTATGAACTCCCTGATATTCCATCTTTAATGTAGATGTACTCCAGGCTGCATCTACTGCAATACTGTCTAAAATTGGCTGGGTTTTATTTTGCAGGAACTTTTCCTGATCAGATTTTGGTTTTGTCCATACATATGGTTTTTGAAATGCAATTGTAGCTTCGTCGACAGTTTTAAATGATTTATACTGTGCTCCTTCAAAGCCAAAGACCTGTTTTTTGCACTCTTCCCAGTTTTCGTATATTCCTGGTATTAAGCCTTTCCAGACGACGTAATATTTTTTTGTAGTAGCCAAACTTTCTTAAATTATTTTCAAAAGTAATAAAAGTGAAGCAAAGTACAATGCTGGTAATAATGCATTACTAGCATTATTCATTATTAAAAATCAATTAGCAAATGTAATTTAAGTTAAAATTCCTAAAATTCTATACATTGTTAATCATAATTATTAAACAAGTATCTAAACTATTACTACTTTTGTGAATATATTGAAATTAATTAAAATGACAATTTCTCCCGATTTTAACGATAACAAAACTTTAGAAAAATATTCTTCTGCTTTCACATTGTCAGATATGGAAATTTTTATATTTCCTGAGTTGTTTTATCCATTGGTTCTTGCAAATATAATGTCGCCGATAATATGGGAATGGAAAAAAGAAGATTGGTTTAAGGATATTCAAAAAAAATCATTTACTTATAAAGTAAACCGTGTAAAGCAATACATTATGGAGCATTATGTTTTCAATTTAGATTTGGAAACATGGGGTATGACAACAAAGGACAAAGAAATTAACAGATTTAAGGATTTCTTTCCTGTTGATGTCCTGAGGCAATCAAATGCACTATTTGGTTACGAAGGCGATAAGTATTATTTTGATATTGACATCCGAAAACATTTTGGTTTAGATAAATATAACACAGATGTAATTCCTTATTGGAAAACCGAAACAGTAGAAGCTATGACAGCTTTTAAATACAAGGAAGGTTTTCCGGCAGGTGCAGGAGAGTGTGTATCATTGGCAGCATTATATGCAGCAGCAATGTTTATTGTTGCAGGAATTCCTCTCGAGGAAATGTTTTTAATGTCAACTCCTTTACATTCACAAAATTTTATAAACTCTAAAGAAGGGGTACTTACAAATAACAGACGAATTGTTACAAAAAATATGTGGTTTAATGGCACGGTGTTATCTGCAAGAGCACGACGAGCATTAGAAAACGAAAAAGTAACAATAGTTTCACATATTTCTGGTTATATTCATACTGTATTCCCTAAAGCAACTATCGATGCTGAGAAATATAAGGAGTTTTCAGGTAAGCTAAAAGCATTTTTAAAAACTAAAATTTCTGCAGCATTATTTGTTAATTTTTTGAGATATGATTCTGAATTCAGAAAATATTTTCAGTATGTTAATGTAATTAATGGAAGAAAAAAATATATTGCTCTTGAGAAAATATTTGAATACGAACATACAAGTAAAAATGCATTTGCCGATAAATCTCGCGAAATTTTATTAAAAGAGATAGATTCGGAAGAATACAGTTTATCACCATTAGAAAACAGAGTCTTTTTAAATGATATTGAAGTTTTTCTTGATGCTAATGCTCATATGGATTGCGAGGCTGTTCGTGGATATTTTATAAATAAAATAAAAGAAATTGATTGCACTTGTAACAAAGAGGAAATAATTGAAAATATTCATCATTTATTTAAGAAACTTGAAAATTTTATCAGAGTAAATCCACGCTTGCCCGAAACAAATAAAGAGTTTGTAAATGAAAATTCATTGACTATTACAGCCACACAGTCAAGAGAAGAAATAATAAATTATATAAAATTAAAAGCTGAAACTGAGGAGCTGGCATTACTTTCATTATATGCTTTACGACAGATGGATATTATTGACTGGAACCCTTTTTTAAAAGCAGCTTTTGAGCGTAATCCTGTTTCTGTTGAAGGATTAAAAGGTCAAACTACTAATCAGGTTTACGAATTGTTACAAACTTTACCTAATGATTCTGTATACAGCGATAACCGTCTTGCATTACCAGATGAAGTATGGAACTTTAATCGTGGTGATGGTATAGAAAAAGCTCTTTTGTTAGCAAACTTTATTTTGCATGATAATTTTAACGGAAGTTTAAATCTTAATATTGAAAATAATAAGGTAATTCTTAAGGCAAATAACAATCAATATGAATTTGTAACACAAAAAGAACTTACATTTAATAAAGATTTATCGAAAATTGTTAAGACAATTTCTTCTACTGCCACAGTTTAAGTAAATAGAAGAATGGTTCGTGAAGACACGAACCATATGAATATGACGAACCATTGAAATAGAGGTTGATATGGCTAAATAAAGGCTATTATAACGTGAGTTCGATATAAAATAATAG
It contains:
- a CDS encoding glycoside hydrolase family 2 protein, with the protein product MKKVLFFILFLITFSAFSQKDTVIHISNGWTFSYGKDSKQYDATVPGSIYTDLIKNTLIENPFYSNNELKVQWVGDSAWYYKNSLNISPDIMLNQHIEICFEGLDTYAKVWVNDTLILNTNNMFRVWRKDIKQLLKAGKNEIKIEFKPVSEYAKAEAAKLNYKLSDEERVFVRKAQYQFGWDFAPKLKGCAIWRPVKLIAWNDYKVESVQIVQKQITQKQAVLAAILEIESKSNSEITVRISDNKTGKVFNSKKVLLKKGNQKIKTDFTIDNPKLWWCNGMGEPFLYSISVRTKDNKGQSKKTNVSVGIRTIELVQQKDELGKSFYFKLNGIKVFAKGSNYIPANYFSSVNDTVFYSRIINDAVKSNMNMLRVWGGGIYEADDFYNLCDKNGIMVWQDFMFACAMYPGDKIFVDNFKQEAIDNVKRLRNHPSIAIWCGNNEISEGWHNWGWQKQYRYTKEDSLKIWNDYQYLFDKVLQDVITVYDSARNYWQSSPEIGWGKKESLLQGDCHYWGIWWGNEPFKNYNTKVGRFMSEYGFQGMPCMNSIKQFCDTSELNVSSTTMKSHQKHPVGYQTIQEYIKTEYPKPTNFEDFIYKSQLTQADGIRTAIEAHRREMPYCMGTLNWQMNDCWPAVSWSGIDYYGKWKAMQYVVKNAYENQILSIIQKTDSVFIYAISDELTSTKNNVLIKLMTFDGTLLFNKELLVDIPAQSSIVIFKIKQSELINDSLKNSVVLSAWYKNNFKQRRAIYYFDKFNKLNLNAPVFIETNFKVYNNEFDVIVRANYLTKGFCLNFDGNEDVFSDNYFDLLPNEMYVIHCKVNSTNDEIHRKLKYKYLTK
- a CDS encoding DUF479 domain-containing protein, whose amino-acid sequence is MNFLAHIYLSGNDNEIKIGNFIADDLKGSTFKKYPDKIAQGVIIHRAIDSFADKHQIYSIGKTRLSEKYGHYSGIVLDIFFDHFLALHWHEFSNHNFRAFCRDFYLNLVKHTSILTPRYRYMMPFLIVKDWFGSYKEIDGVESVLSRLARRTSLPAESQFAKTILLRDYNAYKEEFFEFMPQIITMIEKEFQINPLNKS
- a CDS encoding M20/M25/M40 family metallo-hydrolase, with the protein product MNKLILSFFLICFSLFANCQIQQTDSAIAASIFGKALTDDWAINNLEYLVTNYPKRLCGTKAVSDAVIWSEKTLKEIGAENIFRQDLMVVHWDRGTQEKGFIDSKQFGKNKINVCALGNSVSTGLNGITAETVEVQNFEELQKLGKEKVKGKIVFFNRAMDPKFFYTFQAYGGAANQRTKGASEAAKYGAVAVIIRSLTLSNDTFPHTGVMRYDTNYAKIPAFCISTFHADMLSNQLKKDNKLSVYLESNCILLPEEKSCNVVGEIKGSEFPEEFIAIGGHIDCWDNSAGAHDDGAGIIHSMEVLRLFKELGIKPRHTIRIVMFMDEEMDQRGAKKYAELTEKNKEKHIAAIESDRGGASPTGFSMDVNDTIFNKVLQWQKLFYNYGFYQFIRGGSGVDIGPLKKFGTPLFAIMPDSQRYFDYHHCANDTFDKVNKRELQLGSAGIALLVYLIDKYGL
- a CDS encoding ribonuclease H family protein, with the translated sequence MATTKKYYVVWKGLIPGIYENWEECKKQVFGFEGAQYKSFKTVDEATIAFQKPYVWTKPKSDQEKFLQNKTQPILDSIAVDAAWSTSTLKMEYQGVHTGSKKLIFHMGPFEDGTNNTGEFLAIVHALALCKKENIKLPIYTDSITAISWVKKKKANSKLERTEKNEKLFDLIERAEKWLKENTYSNQILKWLTQVWGEIPADFGRK
- a CDS encoding copper homeostasis protein CutC → MSEIEKKIKAITEVVVFSVEGAIDAQKGGAQRVELCENSQEGGTTPSIGTVAVTRKCLNIKLFVMIRPRGGDFLYSPNEYEAMQTDIENYKKLDIDGFVFGILKSNGDVDTHRCKMLVELAKPIPVTFHRAFDRTSNPEKALEDIISCGFERILTSGLKQSAADGANMIAKLIEQAKGRIIIMPGGGVRKENVIEIKQKTGAVEFHTSARTIIKSSMNNPDSNFTESDILGTDLSMVKEFVSTLNEITL
- a CDS encoding ROK family protein, whose product is MIKELALGIDIGGTNIVCGVVDKKGNLINEGSCSMADFNTPEEMLESIVKKYKEMESTLKKNQKIVGIGIGAPNGNYFNGCIENAPNLKWKGKIELVKLFKKYFKLPVYLNNDANAAAYGEMIYGGARKMKDFIVITIGTGLGSGIVANGQLIYGHDGFAGELGHVKYLPEGRKCGCGRKGCLETYVSSSGLINTAKELLIINKGKSLLRNLKSKEITSIKIQEAALKGDKLAKTAYEITGIILGEKLADAVAVTSPEAIFLFGGISRSGDLLIKPAKKAMEENLLAVYKNKVKLLQSELLEKNAAVLGAAAMVWYEK